In a genomic window of Glycine max cultivar Williams 82 chromosome 13, Glycine_max_v4.0, whole genome shotgun sequence:
- the LOC100817725 gene encoding myosin-11 isoform X1, with protein MFRLHKHRIAKSGDKIEFRISHLKALQVPKGWDKLFVSVVSVETGKTIAKSSKVSVRNGGCQWSDTFSESILVSRDNSSKEIDDYVLKLIVAMGSSRSGILGEATVSLTSYRSSGAAIPLSIPLNKCNHGTVLHVTVQCLTPRTKLRDQESSETKFHLKAINESDYDLAVKSNESDCSNVQSIESSSVEDFDSILSPGEIETMATSFSGSVSNCSHNSTEGSTGRGNISPSISDGQSPTARQDSTSSQKSVSHHDYPVNDSSQSNNSSFNSQNMQDISTLSSKKTNASNNHLEAAEDTSEELRAEAKMWEMNARKLMGDLDMLRTEFSDQSKKMAGMEMDLSAAQVERDSLKKEAEQLKLSFEDPIVRQKALEDSMSQVEGIPEIENALKEELKFEKEFNANLSLQLKRSQEANIELVSVLQELEDTIEQQKVEIENLSSLPSKFSDLEKSFQQSIEGNKHLMQQLEQLEESKKNLLIKVQELEGTLEDKMRGAEHAKIQNNKTLSDIEMESESKIYSKDKEILSLKAKLLESIPESYNNAETVSRNLDDADLLREIKVLKQKVQELEMDCNELTEENLELVFKLKEAKKNSKDGGASEDLLSDKLKDQTSTSFGSEVRNNLFRIFHSEDMLQGKKDIKICNDDHFSIQELETSKLALEVRITDLNKELTNKTSVIGNLEANLSGKEKEIGVLQKLLSELEANVYHLEQEKSQLEKHMEALIKENKHELELHILDIEQEKQQLSIRVSVLEAQLRDLTNEQEFRLSELESSRSQAARLQEKITELQSETDSSTEDLKQKLRVAQIHWSEAQEECEYLRGANQKLQITVENLAEECSYFEKLNGDLKQQNLKLEEYCSHMEARLRESDERFAKCSEGVELLEKKFDLKLEDIASKEKHLTSDFDGIFYENRKHMEQAHFLLNQMQMEMMVETQNLELEVEKLSAAYDEKERIASNAMLEVSTLRADKAKLESAFEEAQSKVILAKNEVDMMQSQYEQKLKDLTTQLSKYKIKIEMLMTEHEKLLKLVEDYKSRELKFKSTINALELKLTVTEYERQQVMDESGNLKVQLQQTQQFENEIIALKNELNASNSKKERLEASLRLTSELCEDLKEEKTSSELKILALETAESELEDCKRTRTSLEEKLLLLENDLKARESRCVQDTELSHSKRINRQHQQTIQLLEQEKAEFQTKAQVLEEELKLIKEQRRNQVSKLNRKSLTVHDDMKASKNPVVKNTNQHRSNRKKSLKNDREIMKDQQDPGYSIKHQSEVETELGLLDENVHAVEVDPLPKTQLLENELAKEKEVKNIYEVQLDRSPSQDRNNQANGPVKSMAEELVTKEKFERTKSMLEAELRDIQERYFHMSLKYAEVEAMREELVMKLKATRKQKGWLS; from the exons atgtttAGGTTGCATAAGCACAGGATTGCGAAGTCAGGGGACAAAATTGAGTTCAGAATTTCTCATCTCAAGGCGCTTCAG GTACCCAAGGGGTGGGACAAGCTGTTTGTTTCTGTTGTCTCGGTAGAAACTGGTAAAACAATTGCAAAGTCGAGCAAAGTGTCAGTGCGTAATGGAGGTTGTCAATGGTCAGATACATTTTCAGAATCTATATTGGTTTCGAGAGATAATTCTTCAAAGGAGATTGATGATTATGTCCTCAAGCTTATTGTTGCCATG GGGTCATCAAGATCTGGCATCCTGGGAGAGGCCACTGTTAGTTTGACTAGCTATAGGAGTTCAGGTGCTGCTATTCCACTTTCAATCCCACTGAATAAGTGCAACCATGGGACAGTTTTACAT GTAACTGTGCAGTGCCTTACACCAAGAACGAAACTCAG GGATCAAGAATCAAGTGAGACAAAGTTCCATTTGAAGGCCATCAATGAAAGTGATTATGATCTGGCTGTCAAGTCCAATGAATCAGATTGTTCAAATGTACAGAGTATTGAATCTTCCTCTGTTGAAGATTTCGACTCTATCTTATCTCCCGGAGAAATTGAGACAATG GCAACAAGCTTCTCCGGATCTGTATCAAACTGCAGCCATAACTCAACTGAGGGTTCCACAGGAAGGGGAAATATCTCCCCATCTATCAGTGACGGGCAGAGCCCGACTGCAAGACAAGATTCAACCAGTTCCCAGAAAAGTGTATCCCATCACGATTACCCTGTGAATGATTCTTCTCAGTCAAATAATTCATCATTTAATTCCCAGAATATGCAAGACATTAGTACATTATCTTCTAAGAAGACCAATGCTTCTAATAACCATCTGGAAGCTGCAGAGGACACAAGTGAAGAGCTGCGGGCAGAAGCAAAGATGTGGGAGATGAACGCCCGGAAGCTAATGGGTGATTTAGACATGTTGAGGACAGAATTCTCAGATCAATCCAAAAAAATGGCTGGTATGGAAATGGACCTTTCAGCAGCACAGGTAGAGCGTGATAGTTTGAAAAAAGAAGCGGAACAGTTAAAATTGTCGTTTGAGGATCCAATAGTGAGACAGAAAGCATTGGAAGATTCAATGTCTCAAGTTGAAGGTATTCCAGAAATTGAAAATGCACTAAAAGAGGAATTGAAGTTTGAAAAAGAATTCAATGCCAACTTATCTTTGCAACTGAAGAGGAGCCAAGAAGCAAATATAGAGCTTGTTTCTGTTCTCCAGGAGCTGGAAGACACCATAGAACAACAGAAAGTTGAGATAGAAAATCTTTCATCATTACCCTCAAAATTCAGTGATCTTGAGAAATCTTTCCAACAAAGTATAGAAGGAAACAAGCACTTAATGCAACAACTAGAACAATTAGAGGAATCGAAGAAAAATCTGCTGATCAAGGTGCAAGAGCTGGAAGGGACCTTGGAGGACAAAATGCGAGGCGCTGAACATGCAAAGattcaaaacaacaaaacactTTCAGATATTGAAATGGAGTCTGAAAGCAAAATATATTCTAAAGATAAAGAAATTTTAAGTTTGAAAGCAAAGCTACTTGAATCTATCCCAGAAAGTTATAATAATGCGGAGACTGTGTCCAGAAACTTAGACGATGCAGATCTTTTGAGAGAAATCAAAGTACTGAAACAGAAAGTTCAGGAACTTGAGATGGACTGCAATGAGCTGACAGAGGAAAACCTTGAGCTCGTATTCAAGCTAAAAGAAGCAAAGAAAAATTCGAAAGATGGTGGTGCATCTGAAGACCTTTTGTCAGACAAGCTTAAAGATCAAACTTCTACTAGCTTTGGGTCTGAGGTAAGAAACAATTTATTTCGAATATTCCATTCAGAAGACATGCTCCAGGGGAAAAAGGACATCAAGATTTGTAATGATgatcatttttcaattcaagAGCTTGAGACTTCAAAGTTAGCTCTAGAAGTTCGAATCACAGATTTGAATAAGGAACTGACTAATAAAACATCTGTGATAGGAAATCTTGAGGCTAATTTATCAGGTAAAGAAAAGGAGATTGGGGTTCTGCAGAAGCTGCTGAGTGAGTTGGAAGCCAATGTTTATCATCTTGAACAGGAAAAAAGTCAACTAGAGAAACACATGGAGGccttgataaaagaaaataagcatGAACTGGAGCTTCACATATTAGACATAGAACAGGAAAAACAACAATTGTCAATTCGTGTTTCTGTTTTAGAAGCTCAGTTAAGAGATTTGACAAATGAACAAGAGTTCCGTTTATCAGAACTAGAGAGCTCTAGATCTCAAGCTGCAAGACTTCAAGAGAAGATTACGGAGCTGCAGTCTGAGACAGATTCTTCAACAGAAGacttgaaacaaaaattaaggGTGGCACAAATTCACTGGTCAGAAGCACAAGAAGAATGTGAATATCTAAGAGGAGCAAATCAGAAGTTACAAATTACCGTTGAGAATCTTGCAGAAGAATGCAGTTATTTCGAGAAGCTAAATGGAGATTTGAAGCAGCAAAACTTGAAGCTAGAGGAATATTGCTCCCATATGGAAGCCAGGTTGAGGGAATCAGATGAAAGATTTGCCAAGTGCTCTGAAGGAGTGGAACTCTTGGAaaagaaatttgatttaaaGCTAGAAGATATTGCATCAAAAGAAAAGCATCTAACTTCAGATTTTGAtggtattttttatgaaaataggaAACATATGGAGCAGGCTCATTTCTTATTGAATCAGATGCAAATGGAGATGATGGTAGAAACTCAGAACCTTGAATTAGAAGTTGAGAAACTTTCAGCAGCGTATgatgagaaagaaagaatagcTTCCAATGCCATGCTTGAAGTATCCACATTACGTGCTGATAAAGCCAAACTGGAATCTGCTTTTGAAGAAGCTCAATCTAAAGTGATTTTGGCTAAGAACGAGGTTGATATGATGCAGTCTCAATATGAACAAAAGCTGAAAGACCTAACAACGCAGCtttccaaatacaaaattaaaatagaaatgcTGATGACTGAACATGAAAAGTTGTTGAAGCTGGTGGAGGACTACAAATCAAGAGAGCTAAAATTCAAAAGTACTATAAATGCCCTTGAATTAAAGCTAACAGTCACTGAATATGAAAGACAGCAAGTCATGGATGAATCTGGAAATTTAAAGGTTCAGTTGCAGCAGACCCAGCAATTTGAAAATGAGATTATAGCTCTAAAGAATGAGCTCAATGCTTCTAATTCTAAGAAAGAGAGACTGGAAGCCTCATTGCGCCTAACATCTGAACTATGTGAAGATCTGAAGGAAGAGAAGACATCATCTGAACTAAAGATATTAGCCTTGGAGACGGCTGAGTCTGAATTGGAGGACTGCAAGAGAACTAGAACTTCCCTGGAAGAAAAACTTCTTCTGTTGGAGAATGACTTGAAGGCAAGAGAATCAAGATGTGTCCAGGATACTGAGCTCAGTCACAGCAAGAGAATAAACAGGCAGCATCAACAGACCATACAACTGCTTGAACAAGAAAAAGCTGAGTTCCAGACAAAAGCCCAAGTCCTTgaagaagaattgaagctgattaaggaacaaaggaGAAATCAAGTTTCGAAGTTAAACAGGAAAAGTTTAACTGTTCACGATGATATGAAGGCCTCAAAA AACCCTGTGGTGAAAAATACCAATCAACATCGCAGTAATAGGAAAAAGTCGTTAAAGAATGACAGAGAAATCATGAAAGATCAACAAGACCCTGGTTACAGCATCAAACATCAGAGTGAG GTAGAAACTGAACTTGGACTTCTTGATGAAAATGTTCATGCTGTTGAAGTAGATCCACTACCAAAGACTCAATTGCTTGAGAATGAActagcaaaagaaaaagaagtcaaGAACATTTATGAAGTTCAACTTGACAG GTCACCATCTCAAGACCGAAACAACCAAGCAAATGGCCCAGTAAAATCAATGGCTGAAGAACTAGTGactaaagaaaaatttgaacGTACAAAATCAATGCTAGAGGCAGAGTTAAGAGATATTCAGGAGCGCTACTTCCACATGAGCCTTAAATATGCTGAGGTTGAAGCTATGCGTGAAGAACTTGTGATGAAGCTCAAGGCGACCAGG
- the LOC100817725 gene encoding myosin-11 isoform X2: MFRLHKHRIAKSGDKIEFRISHLKALQVPKGWDKLFVSVVSVETGKTIAKSSKVSVRNGGCQWSDTFSESILVSRDNSSKEIDDYVLKLIVAMGSSRSGILGEATVSLTSYRSSGAAIPLSIPLNKCNHGTVLHVTVQCLTPRTKLRDQESSETKFHLKAINESDYDLAVKSNESDCSNVQSIESSSVEDFDSILSPGEIETMATSFSGSVSNCSHNSTEGSTGRGNISPSISDGQSPTARQDSTSSQKSVSHHDYPVNDSSQSNNSSFNSQNMQDISTLSSKKTNASNNHLEAAEDTSEELRAEAKMWEMNARKLMGDLDMLRTEFSDQSKKMAGMEMDLSAAQVERDSLKKEAEQLKLSFEDPIVRQKALEDSMSQVEGIPEIENALKEELKFEKEFNANLSLQLKRSQEANIELVSVLQELEDTIEQQKVEIENLSSLPSKFSDLEKSFQQSIEGNKHLMQQLEQLEESKKNLLIKVQELEGTLEDKMRGAEHAKIQNNKTLSDIEMESESKIYSKDKEILSLKAKLLESIPESYNNAETVSRNLDDADLLREIKVLKQKVQELEMDCNELTEENLELVFKLKEAKKNSKDGGASEDLLSDKLKDQTSTSFGSEVRNNLFRIFHSEDMLQGKKDIKICNDDHFSIQELETSKLALEVRITDLNKELTNKTSVIGNLEANLSGKEKEIGVLQKLLSELEANVYHLEQEKSQLEKHMEALIKENKHELELHILDIEQEKQQLSIRVSVLEAQLRDLTNEQEFRLSELESSRSQAARLQEKITELQSETDSSTEDLKQKLRVAQIHWSEAQEECEYLRGANQKLQITVENLAEECSYFEKLNGDLKQQNLKLEEYCSHMEARLRESDERFAKCSEGVELLEKKFDLKLEDIASKEKHLTSDFDGIFYENRKHMEQAHFLLNQMQMEMMVETQNLELEVEKLSAAYDEKERIASNAMLEVSTLRADKAKLESAFEEAQSKVILAKNEVDMMQSQYEQKLKDLTTQLSKYKIKIEMLMTEHEKLLKLVEDYKSRELKFKSTINALELKLTVTEYERQQVMDESGNLKVQLQQTQQFENEIIALKNELNASNSKKERLEASLRLTSELCEDLKEEKTSSELKILALETAESELEDCKRTRTSLEEKLLLLENDLKARESRCVQDTELSHSKRINRQHQQTIQLLEQEKAEFQTKAQVLEEELKLIKEQRRNQVSKLNRKSLTVHDDMKASKNPVVKNTNQHRSNRKKSLKNDREIMKDQQDPGYSIKHQSE, encoded by the exons atgtttAGGTTGCATAAGCACAGGATTGCGAAGTCAGGGGACAAAATTGAGTTCAGAATTTCTCATCTCAAGGCGCTTCAG GTACCCAAGGGGTGGGACAAGCTGTTTGTTTCTGTTGTCTCGGTAGAAACTGGTAAAACAATTGCAAAGTCGAGCAAAGTGTCAGTGCGTAATGGAGGTTGTCAATGGTCAGATACATTTTCAGAATCTATATTGGTTTCGAGAGATAATTCTTCAAAGGAGATTGATGATTATGTCCTCAAGCTTATTGTTGCCATG GGGTCATCAAGATCTGGCATCCTGGGAGAGGCCACTGTTAGTTTGACTAGCTATAGGAGTTCAGGTGCTGCTATTCCACTTTCAATCCCACTGAATAAGTGCAACCATGGGACAGTTTTACAT GTAACTGTGCAGTGCCTTACACCAAGAACGAAACTCAG GGATCAAGAATCAAGTGAGACAAAGTTCCATTTGAAGGCCATCAATGAAAGTGATTATGATCTGGCTGTCAAGTCCAATGAATCAGATTGTTCAAATGTACAGAGTATTGAATCTTCCTCTGTTGAAGATTTCGACTCTATCTTATCTCCCGGAGAAATTGAGACAATG GCAACAAGCTTCTCCGGATCTGTATCAAACTGCAGCCATAACTCAACTGAGGGTTCCACAGGAAGGGGAAATATCTCCCCATCTATCAGTGACGGGCAGAGCCCGACTGCAAGACAAGATTCAACCAGTTCCCAGAAAAGTGTATCCCATCACGATTACCCTGTGAATGATTCTTCTCAGTCAAATAATTCATCATTTAATTCCCAGAATATGCAAGACATTAGTACATTATCTTCTAAGAAGACCAATGCTTCTAATAACCATCTGGAAGCTGCAGAGGACACAAGTGAAGAGCTGCGGGCAGAAGCAAAGATGTGGGAGATGAACGCCCGGAAGCTAATGGGTGATTTAGACATGTTGAGGACAGAATTCTCAGATCAATCCAAAAAAATGGCTGGTATGGAAATGGACCTTTCAGCAGCACAGGTAGAGCGTGATAGTTTGAAAAAAGAAGCGGAACAGTTAAAATTGTCGTTTGAGGATCCAATAGTGAGACAGAAAGCATTGGAAGATTCAATGTCTCAAGTTGAAGGTATTCCAGAAATTGAAAATGCACTAAAAGAGGAATTGAAGTTTGAAAAAGAATTCAATGCCAACTTATCTTTGCAACTGAAGAGGAGCCAAGAAGCAAATATAGAGCTTGTTTCTGTTCTCCAGGAGCTGGAAGACACCATAGAACAACAGAAAGTTGAGATAGAAAATCTTTCATCATTACCCTCAAAATTCAGTGATCTTGAGAAATCTTTCCAACAAAGTATAGAAGGAAACAAGCACTTAATGCAACAACTAGAACAATTAGAGGAATCGAAGAAAAATCTGCTGATCAAGGTGCAAGAGCTGGAAGGGACCTTGGAGGACAAAATGCGAGGCGCTGAACATGCAAAGattcaaaacaacaaaacactTTCAGATATTGAAATGGAGTCTGAAAGCAAAATATATTCTAAAGATAAAGAAATTTTAAGTTTGAAAGCAAAGCTACTTGAATCTATCCCAGAAAGTTATAATAATGCGGAGACTGTGTCCAGAAACTTAGACGATGCAGATCTTTTGAGAGAAATCAAAGTACTGAAACAGAAAGTTCAGGAACTTGAGATGGACTGCAATGAGCTGACAGAGGAAAACCTTGAGCTCGTATTCAAGCTAAAAGAAGCAAAGAAAAATTCGAAAGATGGTGGTGCATCTGAAGACCTTTTGTCAGACAAGCTTAAAGATCAAACTTCTACTAGCTTTGGGTCTGAGGTAAGAAACAATTTATTTCGAATATTCCATTCAGAAGACATGCTCCAGGGGAAAAAGGACATCAAGATTTGTAATGATgatcatttttcaattcaagAGCTTGAGACTTCAAAGTTAGCTCTAGAAGTTCGAATCACAGATTTGAATAAGGAACTGACTAATAAAACATCTGTGATAGGAAATCTTGAGGCTAATTTATCAGGTAAAGAAAAGGAGATTGGGGTTCTGCAGAAGCTGCTGAGTGAGTTGGAAGCCAATGTTTATCATCTTGAACAGGAAAAAAGTCAACTAGAGAAACACATGGAGGccttgataaaagaaaataagcatGAACTGGAGCTTCACATATTAGACATAGAACAGGAAAAACAACAATTGTCAATTCGTGTTTCTGTTTTAGAAGCTCAGTTAAGAGATTTGACAAATGAACAAGAGTTCCGTTTATCAGAACTAGAGAGCTCTAGATCTCAAGCTGCAAGACTTCAAGAGAAGATTACGGAGCTGCAGTCTGAGACAGATTCTTCAACAGAAGacttgaaacaaaaattaaggGTGGCACAAATTCACTGGTCAGAAGCACAAGAAGAATGTGAATATCTAAGAGGAGCAAATCAGAAGTTACAAATTACCGTTGAGAATCTTGCAGAAGAATGCAGTTATTTCGAGAAGCTAAATGGAGATTTGAAGCAGCAAAACTTGAAGCTAGAGGAATATTGCTCCCATATGGAAGCCAGGTTGAGGGAATCAGATGAAAGATTTGCCAAGTGCTCTGAAGGAGTGGAACTCTTGGAaaagaaatttgatttaaaGCTAGAAGATATTGCATCAAAAGAAAAGCATCTAACTTCAGATTTTGAtggtattttttatgaaaataggaAACATATGGAGCAGGCTCATTTCTTATTGAATCAGATGCAAATGGAGATGATGGTAGAAACTCAGAACCTTGAATTAGAAGTTGAGAAACTTTCAGCAGCGTATgatgagaaagaaagaatagcTTCCAATGCCATGCTTGAAGTATCCACATTACGTGCTGATAAAGCCAAACTGGAATCTGCTTTTGAAGAAGCTCAATCTAAAGTGATTTTGGCTAAGAACGAGGTTGATATGATGCAGTCTCAATATGAACAAAAGCTGAAAGACCTAACAACGCAGCtttccaaatacaaaattaaaatagaaatgcTGATGACTGAACATGAAAAGTTGTTGAAGCTGGTGGAGGACTACAAATCAAGAGAGCTAAAATTCAAAAGTACTATAAATGCCCTTGAATTAAAGCTAACAGTCACTGAATATGAAAGACAGCAAGTCATGGATGAATCTGGAAATTTAAAGGTTCAGTTGCAGCAGACCCAGCAATTTGAAAATGAGATTATAGCTCTAAAGAATGAGCTCAATGCTTCTAATTCTAAGAAAGAGAGACTGGAAGCCTCATTGCGCCTAACATCTGAACTATGTGAAGATCTGAAGGAAGAGAAGACATCATCTGAACTAAAGATATTAGCCTTGGAGACGGCTGAGTCTGAATTGGAGGACTGCAAGAGAACTAGAACTTCCCTGGAAGAAAAACTTCTTCTGTTGGAGAATGACTTGAAGGCAAGAGAATCAAGATGTGTCCAGGATACTGAGCTCAGTCACAGCAAGAGAATAAACAGGCAGCATCAACAGACCATACAACTGCTTGAACAAGAAAAAGCTGAGTTCCAGACAAAAGCCCAAGTCCTTgaagaagaattgaagctgattaaggaacaaaggaGAAATCAAGTTTCGAAGTTAAACAGGAAAAGTTTAACTGTTCACGATGATATGAAGGCCTCAAAA AACCCTGTGGTGAAAAATACCAATCAACATCGCAGTAATAGGAAAAAGTCGTTAAAGAATGACAGAGAAATCATGAAAGATCAACAAGACCCTGGTTACAGCATCAAACATCAGAGTGAG TAG
- the LOC100780138 gene encoding uncharacterized protein, giving the protein MEDQCSFLFTLFAPLWLRSLIFTSKVLDRRVQRKSHTKVELLSPILKPPAEEEKKPQKEEKPKSEEKKLLNKVFTKLLDKVLLELLDRVVKSLNVCNPDTLSLDAVKNPWRAQIKVQARQSVEGRTISPWRVA; this is encoded by the exons ATGGAGGACCAATGTTCATTTTTGTTTACACTGTTCGCGCCTCTTTGGCTGCGCTCACTCATTTTTACTTCGAAGGTTCTAGATCGAAGAGTACAAAGGAAAAGCCATACAAAGGTTGAACTTCTTTCTCCGATCCTAAAGCCACCCGCGGAGGAGGAGAAAAAACCCCAAAAGGAAGAAAAGCCCAAATCAGAGGAGAAGAAACTACTCAACAAGGTTTTCACAAAGCTACTTGACAAGGTCCTCCTGGAGCTCCTCGACCGTGTCGTCAAGTCCCTCAACGTCTGTAATCCCGACACCCTTAGCCTCGACGCCGTCAAGAACCCTTGGAG GGCTCAAATAAAAGTACAAGCCCGTCAATCTGTTGAAGGGAGAACAATCTCGCCCTG GCGAGTTGCGTAG
- the LOC100803324 gene encoding carotene epsilon-monooxygenase, chloroplastic, whose translation MPSSLSLSLTPLSVFPPRRVPTPSPKPYRLSVKSSINKPPDAGTTKPSSWLSPDWLTSLSRSLTAGNDVSGIPVASAKLDDVSDLLGGALFLPLFKWMQDYGPIYRLAAGPRNFVVVSDPAIAKHVLRNYGKYAKGLVAEVSEFLFGSGFAIAEGPLWTARRRAVVPSLHKRYLSVIVDRVFCRCAERLVEKLQPDALNGTAVNMEAKFSQLTLDVIGLSVFNYNFDSLNTDSPVIEAVYTALKEAEARSTDLLPYWKFKFLCKIIPRQIKAEEAVSVIRKTVEDLIEKCREIVESEGERIDVEEYVNDSDPSILRFLLASREEVSSVQLRDDLLSLLVAGHETTGSVLTWTLYLLSKDSSSLAKAQEEVDRVLQGRRPTYEDIKDLKFLTRCIIESLRLYPHPPVLIRRAQVPDELPGGYKLDAGQDIMISVYNIHRSSEVWDRAEEFVPERFDLDGPVPNETNTDFRFIPFSGGPRKCVGDQFALMEAIVALAIFLQHMNFELVPDQNISMTTGATIHTTNGLYMKLSRRLK comes from the exons ATGCCTTCCTCactctccctctcactcacacccCTCTCTGTGTTCCCTCCCCGCAGAGTCCCCACTCCTTCTCCAAAACCCTATCGCCTCTCCGTCAAATCCTCCATCAACAAACCCCCTGACGCCGGCACCACCAAGCCCAGCTCCTGGCTCAGCCCCGACTGGCTCACTTCCCTCTCCCGCTCCCTCACCGCCGGCAACGACGTCTCCGGCATCCCCGTCGCCTCCGCCAAGCTCGACGACGTCTCCGATCTCCTCGGCGGCGCCCTCTTCCTCCCGCTCTTCAAGTGGATGCAGGACTACGGCCCCATCTACCGCCTGGCCGCCGGCCCCCGAAACTTCGTTGTGGTTAGCGACCCTGCCATTGCCAAGCACGTGCTCAGGAACTACGGTAAATATGCTAAAGGTCTCGTTGCTGAGGTCTCGGAGTTCCTGTTCGGGTCCGGTTTCGCCATCGCCGAAGGTCCTCTCTGGACG GCAAGGCGCAGGGCTGTGGTTCCATCTCTTCATAAACGGTACTTGTCTGTTATAGTGGATAGGGTGTTTTGTAGATGTGCTGAGAGATTAGTGGAGAAGCTACAACCTGATGCACTTAATGGAACTGCTGTTAACATGGAGGCGAAGTTTTCGCAGTTGACTCTTGATGTTATTGGTTTATCTGTATTTAACTATAACTTTGACTCGCTCAACACGGACAGTCCTGTTATTGAGGCTGTTTACACTGCATTAAAAGAGGCAGAGGCTCGATCAACCGATCTTTTACCCTATTGGAAG TTTAAATTTCTTTGTAAGATAATTCCGAGACAAATAAAGGCTGAAGAGGCTGTTAGCGTTATCAGGAAAACTGTTGAAGATCTTATTGAAAAATGTAGAGAGATTGTAGAATCTGAGGGTGAAAGAATTGATGTCGAGGAATATGTGAATGACAGTGACCCTAGTATCCTCCGGTTCTTGCTTGCCAGCAGAGAAGAG GTTTCCAGTGTGCAATTAAGGGATGATCTTTTGTCACTATTAGTTGCTGGTCATGAGACCACCGGTTCAGTGCTGACCTGGACACTTTATCTTCTAAGCAAG GATTCTTCGTCATTGGCAAAAGCACAAGAAGAGGTAGACAGAGTTTTACAGGGAAGGCGTCCTACCTATGAAGATATTAAAGATCTTAAGTTCTTGACACGCTGCATTATTGAGTCACTCCGTCTCTATCCTCATCCTCCG GTATTGATAAGAAGAGCTCAAGTTCCTGATGAGCTTCCAGGTGGTTACAAACTCGATGCTGGTCAAGATATTATGATCTCTGTATACAACATACATCGTTCTTCTGAG GTCTGGGATAGGGCTGAAGAGTTTGTGCCAgaaagatttgatttggatgGTCCAGTTCCAAATGAAACAAATACAGATTTCAG ATTCATTCCATTCAGTGGAGGCCCCCGCAAATGTGTTGGTGATCAGTTTGCTTTAATGGAAGCTATAGTTGCTCTTGCAATCTTTCTACAACACATGAACTTCGAACTTGTTCCTGATCAGAATATCAGTATGACAACAGGAGCAACAATACATACGACGAAT GGCTTGTACATGAAACTGAGTCGACGGTTGAAATAG